The following coding sequences lie in one Yoonia sp. G8-12 genomic window:
- the dnaA gene encoding chromosomal replication initiator protein DnaA gives MTNDIWATVLAALKSALGKNSYSSWIEPLEFKELTDGVALFEVPTNFIGNYVSQNFGDQILYHMNHMGQEVQRLQFHVPSQARPAANPKAAKKTAEPEAGSGAPLDSRFTFDTFVVGKPNELAHAAARRVAEGGPVTFNPLFLYGGVGLGKTHLMHAIAHELKLRSPELNVLYLSAEQFMYRFITALRERKMMDFKQLFRSVDVLMVDDVQFIGGKDSTQEEFFHTFNALVDGRKQIIISADRAPGEIKDLEERIKSRLQCGLVVDLHPTDYELRLGILQSKVEVYAAQYPELQIADGVLEFLAHRISTNVRVLEGALTRLFAFASLVGREITLDLTQDCLSDVLKASDRKVTVEEIQRKVSEHYNIRLSDMIGPKRVRNYARPRQIAMYLAKQMTSRSLPEIGRRFGGRDHTTVMHGVKRIEELKALDSQIADDLELLRRALQE, from the coding sequence ATGACGAACGATATTTGGGCGACGGTTTTGGCTGCTCTGAAAAGCGCATTGGGGAAGAACAGCTATTCAAGTTGGATCGAACCGCTCGAATTCAAAGAACTGACCGATGGGGTGGCCCTGTTTGAGGTACCCACCAATTTTATCGGTAATTATGTCTCGCAGAACTTTGGCGACCAAATTCTCTATCACATGAACCATATGGGCCAAGAGGTTCAGCGCCTGCAATTCCATGTCCCGTCCCAAGCGCGCCCCGCGGCCAATCCAAAAGCGGCCAAGAAAACCGCCGAGCCAGAGGCCGGATCAGGTGCGCCCCTCGATAGCCGCTTCACTTTTGACACCTTCGTTGTTGGTAAACCGAACGAGCTGGCCCATGCCGCTGCACGTCGTGTCGCCGAAGGTGGCCCCGTCACATTCAACCCGCTCTTTCTTTATGGTGGCGTTGGGCTGGGCAAGACCCACCTGATGCACGCGATTGCGCATGAACTGAAACTGCGCTCGCCAGAATTGAACGTGCTATATCTCTCTGCCGAACAATTCATGTACCGCTTCATTACCGCCTTGCGCGAACGCAAGATGATGGATTTCAAACAGCTGTTCCGCTCGGTCGATGTGTTGATGGTTGATGATGTGCAGTTCATTGGCGGCAAGGACAGCACGCAGGAAGAATTCTTTCACACCTTCAACGCGCTGGTCGATGGCCGAAAACAGATCATTATCTCTGCTGATCGTGCGCCGGGCGAAATCAAGGATCTGGAAGAGCGGATCAAATCCCGCCTGCAATGTGGCTTGGTCGTGGATCTGCACCCGACAGATTACGAACTGCGCCTTGGCATTTTGCAGTCCAAAGTTGAGGTCTACGCCGCGCAATATCCAGAGCTCCAGATCGCCGACGGCGTGCTGGAATTCCTCGCGCACCGCATTTCAACAAACGTACGTGTCCTTGAAGGGGCATTGACCCGCCTGTTCGCCTTCGCCTCGCTCGTGGGTCGCGAAATCACGCTGGATCTGACGCAGGATTGCCTTTCGGACGTGCTCAAAGCTTCGGATCGCAAGGTGACGGTCGAAGAAATCCAGCGCAAAGTGTCCGAGCATTACAACATCCGCCTCTCCGACATGATCGGCCCCAAGCGGGTGCGCAACTATGCCCGCCCGCGCCAGATCGCGATGTATCTGGCCAAGCAGATGACAAGCCGGTCATTGCCAGAGATCGGGCGGCGTTTCGGCGGGCGTGATCACACGACGGTCATGCACGGTGTCAAGCGGATCGAAGAACTCAAGGCGCTGGACAGCCAGATCGCCGATGATCTGGAACTGCTGCGCCGCGCTTTACAGGAATAA
- the rpsT gene encoding 30S ribosomal protein S20 codes for MANTPQAKKRARQNAARFAVNKMRRSRIRTYLRAVEEAIASGDQKAAADALKAAQPELMRGVTKGVMHKNTASRKMSRLAARVKSVG; via the coding sequence ATGGCAAATACACCTCAGGCGAAAAAACGCGCCCGTCAGAACGCAGCACGCTTTGCGGTCAACAAGATGCGTCGTTCACGCATCCGTACATATCTGCGCGCTGTTGAAGAAGCGATTGCATCCGGCGACCAGAAAGCCGCAGCAGACGCACTGAAGGCCGCTCAGCCAGAGCTGATGCGCGGTGTGACCAAAGGTGTCATGCACAAAAATACTGCGTCGCGCAAAATGTCCCGCTTGGCGGCACGCGTCAAATCCGTCGGTTGA
- a CDS encoding type IV pili methyl-accepting chemotaxis transducer N-terminal domain-containing protein, with the protein MRYTSFLASVFLTGAFLSAHGALHAQSLFEDTNERSIIQNTGVANRLTVAQVLLSLTQVMPAAACHLHNQVNTDDAIDFLGTSERQVDELLDVLLQGDIFWGVETPETRRKTIAEIEELRAAWTPVQQAARQLLDAPTDQEAAFILTRSGDELRERTYQLVTTLDAEYSSSAEILARDVMFIQLSGRLVTLNQQMALQACLLWSEGMDQTIAEDLKRTIQAYSGSLNALTNGLPQMSILPPQTPGIADKLEEIGKIWMRNEPLLRLVAADEEISEQQRFELYYNLIDEKVVLLDLLYIYQDHSKLAH; encoded by the coding sequence ATGCGATACACTTCCTTTCTTGCTTCCGTATTCCTGACGGGGGCATTTCTTTCGGCGCACGGTGCTCTTCATGCGCAGTCTTTATTTGAAGACACAAATGAGCGGTCCATCATTCAGAACACCGGTGTTGCGAACCGGCTTACTGTTGCCCAAGTGCTTTTGTCGTTGACGCAAGTCATGCCTGCGGCAGCCTGCCACCTGCACAATCAGGTCAATACGGATGATGCGATAGACTTCCTCGGCACCAGCGAACGGCAAGTTGATGAATTGCTCGATGTACTTCTACAGGGCGATATCTTCTGGGGTGTCGAGACACCTGAAACGCGGCGCAAGACAATTGCCGAGATTGAAGAACTGCGGGCAGCATGGACACCGGTACAGCAGGCGGCGAGACAGCTGTTGGATGCGCCGACCGATCAAGAGGCCGCATTCATCCTTACGCGATCAGGCGATGAGTTGCGCGAGCGGACATATCAATTGGTGACAACGCTGGATGCAGAGTATTCAAGCTCGGCAGAAATTCTTGCGCGGGATGTGATGTTCATTCAGCTGTCAGGCCGTTTGGTGACGTTGAACCAACAAATGGCACTTCAGGCCTGCCTGCTTTGGTCTGAAGGGATGGACCAGACAATTGCTGAAGACCTCAAACGGACGATCCAAGCCTATAGCGGCAGCTTGAACGCCTTGACCAACGGATTGCCGCAAATGAGCATTCTGCCGCCGCAGACGCCAGGCATCGCAGACAAGCTGGAAGAGATTGGCAAGATCTGGATGCGAAATGAGCCGCTGCTGCGTCTTGTTGCGGCCGATGAAGAGATATCTGAGCAACAGCGATTTGAACTCTACTACAACCTGATCGATGAGAAAGTCGTGTTGCTCGATCTGCTCTACATTTATCAGGATCACTCAAAGCTTGCGCACTAA
- a CDS encoding enoyl-CoA hydratase yields the protein MAFDKIIVDISDYVATITLNRPDAMNALNSALLGELCTALEDADASEKVRCIIITGSEKAFAAGADISEMADKSFVDMYTKRFFENETDRFNRTRKPIIAAVAGYALGGGCELAMMCDFIIAADNAKFGQPEINLGVIAGIGGTQRLTRYVGKSKSMDMHLTGRFMDAEEAERSGLVSRVVPAKKLLSEAKSAAEKIAEKSQIAAMAAKDAVDRAYETTLAEGLNYERRLFQSLFATEDQAEGMTAFTEKREAQFRDK from the coding sequence ATGGCCTTTGACAAGATCATCGTAGATATCAGCGACTATGTCGCCACCATTACGCTGAACCGTCCGGACGCGATGAACGCGTTGAACAGCGCTTTATTGGGTGAACTCTGCACTGCCCTGGAAGACGCCGACGCCAGCGAAAAGGTCCGCTGCATCATCATCACCGGATCAGAGAAAGCTTTTGCCGCAGGTGCCGATATCTCCGAGATGGCGGATAAGTCCTTTGTGGACATGTACACCAAGCGCTTCTTCGAGAATGAAACCGATCGTTTCAACAGAACGCGTAAGCCAATCATCGCCGCCGTAGCAGGCTATGCGCTGGGCGGTGGATGTGAACTGGCAATGATGTGCGATTTCATTATTGCTGCCGATAACGCCAAATTCGGTCAACCCGAGATTAACCTTGGCGTGATTGCGGGTATTGGCGGCACCCAGCGTCTGACCCGCTATGTTGGTAAATCAAAGTCGATGGACATGCATCTGACGGGCCGGTTCATGGACGCCGAAGAGGCCGAGCGCAGTGGCCTTGTCAGCCGGGTTGTGCCTGCCAAAAAACTCCTGAGCGAAGCGAAATCTGCAGCAGAGAAGATCGCCGAGAAATCACAAATTGCCGCGATGGCCGCCAAGGATGCGGTCGATCGCGCCTATGAAACAACCCTTGCCGAAGGGCTCAACTATGAACGACGGTTGTTCCAGTCGCTTTTCGCTACCGAAGACCAAGCCGAGGGCATGACCGCATTTACCGAAAAGCGCGAAGCGCAATTCCGCGATAAGTAA